The Caloenas nicobarica isolate bCalNic1 chromosome 25, bCalNic1.hap1, whole genome shotgun sequence region GGGGGTAAGAGCAGCTCAAAGGGGGTTGTGCGGAGATGCTGGAGAACACTGAAACTATGAAAATGGGTAGGAATCAATGCAAACGGTACAGGGCAAGTGTtaatatttgttatttaattGTAGATcatgctgttctttttttcttctcctttttgctttatttgcacTAGTGTtttaagtccttttttttttaggctgaCGCTGTTTGGCTCCTAACATGATGTTTCAGAAATGATTTAATAGTTTGGTAAGCCTAtcaatcacagagtcacagcgTTTGGTGACGGCGCTCTGACCTATTTTCTGGGAAATATCAGATGCAGAGGGATGATGCTTACTTTGTGCGAGGCTTCAGAACCGTGGAGTACCAAGGTTTTTTGTTGCTTGATAATTGCAAAGTTTCCTCGGGCCTGGGATGGTAAAGCAGAAGCTTGTTGCACAATTAGGTTTAATTATCCAGGAGGAGAAAACTACCAGTGGCTCCAGCACTGTTGCAACATTCCCGTTTCTCGTTCTCACCCTCCCACCGAGGGCTGAGCCGCATGTTCCGCGTGGAGCCCCAGACCCACCTGGGACACGGGTGCTGCTGCGGGGAGGAGTTTCTCTCCCATCCCGAAGGACCAGGGGGATGCAGCCAGACCCCGATGGAGctttgcagtgatttttaaagcaaactgcTGTCCCctcatccccgtgtccccctgcagctgctcccttTGGAAACTGCAGCGTGTGCCGAGTTTCCCCACGTTCCTGGGGATACAGGCAGATCTGAGGGATCTTGTGCAGAAGGAGTGGTGTGAGAGATGGGTTTGCTCTTTTCTATGGAACTCCCCAGCGGTTTCAGCCGTTCCTGCGAGTGCTGGCTGTGGATTTCAAGTGCTCTTAGGGCTGGGGTGCCGGTTACCCCCTGCCACTCCCCGCTTGTAAATGTGGCTGTGGGACATGGAACCTCTGCTTTCCTGgggtttttaaataaagaaggaaatCCCAGTTGCTTTTCCAGGCTGTGGGTTTGCGCTGTGTTTTGGTTAACAATTGCCGAGGGTGGCGTGGGGGGACAGGCTGCAGCAGCGGGGGGACCGCGGGGCACAGCGGTGGTGGCAGGGATGTCACAACCAGCTGCACTGCTCTGAACGGGGCAGGAGGACACCCATGGGGCTGATACCCTGCATGTTCCTTCACACAGCCCGTGACAGCCCTATGCACGGAGGAGTTGGCTCCTGCTGcgggctggcagctgctgggctggggacacgggcagACTGGGCTTCGCATGtgggattattattatttttcttctttctgcctcACTGCATAGTTTTCCTTGCCCTATGGGCTTTTCAGCCCTGTTGTTCCACTAGTCTGAAGAATGTGGTAGTTTTGTGAGGAAGCCTCCCACTGCCTGGAGACCTAGTCAGCTGCCAAAGTCAGATTACGTGTGACCTAAATGAGATATAAACCCCATTCCCGGGAGAGGAGGAGTTGTTGCAATAAACCACAAACCAGAACTGGAATAGGCAGAATTCCTGGCCGGATTGAACCCCGTTGCAGCTCCAGTGGAGGCAGAAGTTAACACAGGCAGAAATTTACCAAATGCAAACAGCTGGAAGGTCCTTGGTTTGCAGAACTGTATGTGAGCAGACAATGTCAATCTGCTGTATTTTACGTCAAATGTGACCGAACTTTTGCATATCTGGATTTTGTGTCTCATTCTGGCTGTGACTTACTGCAGcttccttttcccatttttattcAGCTCGGTAAGTTTTCAGGCTGCATCTGGTGGGGCTTCCTCTTTTGGGTGCGTGGTCGCTTGAAGCTCCCCCCATTTCGGTACCATGTGCGCCCTGTGCCGTGGGCTGGGGCCGGAGGGGTGACCGGCGCACGGATGGGAATTGACCGTCGGCATCTCTGAGCCCTCCCCAGTCTCGGTAACGCTTAAAGGGTTGCAAAATCTAGTGACGCAAAACCACACGCTGGTAGCCTGCATCTCTGTGTGTACTCTGCTAATACTGAAAGTAACTGGAATCAGCTCCTTCTAGACTTTATTAAGATTTGTTTGAGCACCTGTGTTTGCAAGGTCTGATTTCTTAACCTGTTACTGCCTGGAGGGGAATCCAGGTTAttttaaacaagcaaaatatACACTGAACGATTTTGTGTCCAAGATTTGTACAGAGGAATCAACAAGAATAATTGTTCTGCGCATTAAGCTTTGTAAATCCATGTTTGCGCGAGGCGGAGTCCGTCCTGATGCCGCGGGACAggagcctgtcccagccccgCAGAAACGCTCCCGCTGCGGTCGGGTCGCCCCGTCCTCAGTACACGGTGCACCAGTTGCTGCCGTCGCTGGGCATCAGCCCGCCGGTGATGAGCAGGATCAGATCCACAAACCACCAgatccccagccctcccagggTCAGCAGCTTCCCCACGGCCGTGCCGGTGTGGCCCAGGCAGAACCGATCCACGCCGAAGCAGCCCAGGAAGAAGGAGTAGAGCAGAGTGGTGATAAAATAATGTCCCGTGTACCTGCAAGGGAAGCGGCCGCGGCTGCGTCaggcggggctgcggcgggggagccgccccccagccccgggagcCCTCCCGGCCGGCCGGGCTCcctcccgcggggccgggggcggtgCGGGGAGGGCAGCGGGGCCTACTTGACGCAGGGCCGGCTGCCCCGCAGGAAGCTCCGCGGCTCGGCGCACTCGATGCCGTCCAGCGCCCGGCACTGCACCCGCGTGTGCTCCACCTCGCCGTAGGCCTGGCCGCCGAACTGCGGGCGGGACGGCGGCTCAgccgcgggcggggggcgcggggccgccgcagggcccggcccgcccgcccctcACCTTCACGCAGCCGtggcccagctcctgctgcgCCGTGGCGTTCCCGCCGTGGTCCACCGGCTCCTCGCACTCCACGAACTCCTCGGGGCTGCGGGAAGGGCCGGAGCGGTGAGGAGGGGGCGAGgcggccgctgcccccgccccggcccggcccggcgctcACAGGAACGTGCAGAGGACGAGCGGCGCCCGCGGGTCGGTGTAGGCCCaggaggcggcgggcggccccgggccgggcccctCGGGCTCGGAGCCGTTGCGGGCCCCGCGGGAGGCGccgtgcagcagcagcaggttgcccagcagcagcgccagctGCCCGCACAGCAGCGCGTAGCCCAGCGGCCAGCCGCGCCGCGGCGCCATGGCGGCGCCCGCTGCTAGGAGACGCCGCGaccccgccgcgccgccggcaGCCAATGGGGGCGCGCCGTCTCAGCCCGGGAGGCGGGGAGTAGCCGCCCGGAGCCAATCAGAGAGAAGGCGGAAGGAGCtgcccgggggcggggccgtgAGGGGGAGAGGCGGGGCTGTGGAGAGGCGCGGCGGAAGTGCGTGCCAGCCGAGGCGGTGATTGGCTGCCAGGGAGGCCTGCCGGCCTATGGGCGAGGAAAGAGGGCGGGACCCCGGCCCCGGTTCTCGGCacggcgggcgggcagcggcggccgcgctcCCCGGGCGGGTCCCCGCACAGAGGGGCTGAGGACGCGCTGCCCCGCTCGCCGTGAGTTGCTGGGGCGCGGTGGGAGCCGTGTGGCGCCCCGAGCCCGCCGCGCGGGAGGGAGCGGCGCGGTACCGGGTACCGCAGGAGCCGCGGCCTGTTCACCGGCTGCTGCCGGGCCGTGTGCGGCGCTGCCGGGGTCCCGCTGCCCCCCACCTGCTGGGTGCGCGGCCAGCTGCCCCTGAGCCCCGCTGCGATGACCAAGACACGGCTCACAGGTTGCCCAGCGTGCGTGTCACGGAAACGGATGTAAATGAACCTCGTGCTGCGGGGCTGGTGCTCCCGACGGGCCGCGTTAATTGCCGGGGTGTCCGCGGGCGCTGGCGGACCCGAGAGGAGCCGCGCAGCCCGGGGCTGCCTGGGGCCGGAGGTGAAGCTGTTCCCCTGAGCTCCCCGAACTGCGGCTCTGgaagttttctgaaaatgaacGAGACTTGAGCCCTTGAGCAAACTTCTGTTAACAGGAAAACAGGGATGGCATTTCAAGAGTTGTCTCCCTGCCCAGAGGGGAGCTAGTCCTGCTTGGATAATCAAGCAGCACAATTTTTATATCCCaactgcccttctccctgtacCAAATTAATGGCAGTGGGATCCTGCATTGCCCAGGCTTGTTACTTCTGTGTTGTGCTCAAAGCGCTGTAGAGGTTGACCTCAGTGCTTTCTGGGTGAAACTCGGTGATTAATCAAAGAACGGCACACTCAGCTGTACAAAAGTAGAGAGTTAGAGACTGGGATCCTGCTATTGACCCTCCACATCTGGACAAGTTGCTGCCTGTTCCCATCAGTTTTTGTCTGCCTCATTTTCTTCTAGCTCGTTAATCCTCCCCCACAGTGCTTTGAGGTCATTAGATTGGAAATGCCGAGCGCAGTTTGAGGCAGGTACGTGGCATTAATTAGCTCCAGCTGGAAGCCAGGCAAAACATGTAATTTGATAAGAATGTGTTTGGGAAGGAGCCATGACCAGCACTTGTAGGTGCCAGTCAGCCGGCGCTGCTGGCGTGGTGTTAACGAGGATCTTCCTGAGCCAGCTGTGCTGTTGCTGGTGATGTCAGTGAAGTCCTGGCTGCATCCAAAATCCTTAATCTGTCTTATTTACAGTGTTTATAAGCAAACACCATGCATGTGGTTTGTGGAGAGGATGTGGGAGCCAGCAGCACCAAGGCTGGCGGGAGAACATGACACATCTGACTGTGCTATTTAAAACCAGCGACATGTTTAGCCAGTTCGGTTGGAGTCCTTGTGCCCTTCAGTCTGGCAAAGCATTCACTGGAACAGGGAGTGGAATGGCCAGCACGAGGATTTCTGAGAAATTTACTTTCTTGCTGATTCCACAGCTTGTTGCAAAGAACTGTGACAATCACTGACGAACAGCAGATGTCGTTTGGGGAACTCGTCCCACGTGCTCTTCCCTGCCCTGGGCGTCCGCTCGGTGATGTCTGTCCTGCTCGCATGGTGTCACTGGGCTCCGCGAGTCCCCTTGTGTATGAGGTTTACACCCGACAAAGCGGGTTTTGCACCAGCCACAGCAGCGGGCGATCCCAGCGGCACCGGCTgccgtgctgcacgctcacccGTGTACCGCCCCTGTCCCGTGGAGGTGAGATGTCCAGCACATGGAGCTGGCTGTCATTTGTGCACATTTTTTCTTAGTAAGGTCACTTTGAGATATTTCCTGTTTCTGCCTTTATGCCTGTTTAAGACAGTGTTGCTCCTAATTTTAATGTCAAGTGATCTCTAAGGCTCTTGTCTGCAATGGGTTTTCTCACTTTGCCTTGTTCTTGTCATAAAGTCTGTGCTGCAGACAACTGACAGCCCAAATCCCAGTGCGTGCTTCGAGGTTTCATTTGGGACTGGGGCCATTGCAGAGCTCCAGGATTGCATGCCGGCTTCCTGCATGGCTTTGCTTTGGTCTGTTATGATACATGAAACTGGCTTCATAGAGTTGAGTCGTTGCCTCCTCCCGACAGGAACAGGAGGTTTTCTGATCACTGGAGGCTGTGGGGGGGAAACCTGAGTCCAGGTcattttcctgcagctgcaaaaatgggtgcagggttttggaaTGCGAAGGGCCAAAAGATTCTTTCCTCTTTAATTATTCACTGTAGCAACAGCAGTATAAACCTTTTGAAGTCTTCCATGTCTGAGAAGCTGTTGGTAAAACTGGACTTTATTTATCTAGGCACTCGTACGTCACTTATCGCTATGGCATGAGCTTCTCCACCACCCATCAGTAACGTGGCCGAGGTGTCACGCGTTTGTTCGTCGTTCTCCCGGGGAAGGGCCCGTGCCCATGGGGTGCCTTGGCAGCTGTTTAAGTTTCTCTTACTCACCCGAGCCCCGTGGTATCGCACTGCTGACGTGAGGTTGTGTTTCCATGCGCTTTGGATTCCTAGAGCAGTTCTTGGGAGGAAAGGCCAGCAGAGTCCGTGTGTctgcgggctgtgctggcaccgCTCGCCTTCAGCTGCGTCCCGGGGACTCGCTCGCTGTCGgaatttgcttgtttttttctctcagatgtGAAGTATTGGAGCCGTTAGGCTGGATGCTCCCGGGCTCAGCCGGTCCCGTGGGCCGGTGGGCGCCGACGCGTCCCCGCGGGGCCGTTCCGCCGTGTCCCGGGCCCACGGCCGCCCCTGTgcgcggagcggcgggcggagcggccccgccccgggccggcgggggcggcgcggcgcaGGCCCCGGCCCGGCTCCATAAGGCCGCGGGGCCCCGGCCGGACCCAGCGCCGGGCGGGAGGGCCGATGCGGACGGGGAGCGCCATGGCCGGGGCCTGGGCGGCGCGGAGCtgcctgtgcctgctgctgctggccgtGCCCGGGCAGCCGGGCCGCGCGGGTGAGTGaccggagcggggctgggggctgcaccGCGGCCGGGCCCCCCCAGGAtcgggccccccccccccgcgagGATCGGGCCCAACTCCCCCCCAGGATCGGGCCCCCCCCGCGGGGATCGGGCCCCCGCCCCGTCACCCCCGGGCCCGGCCTGGCGCTGGGACCAGCCGAGGGGCTCCGGTCGccgctttcccttcccttcccttccccggggctgcccgggcccGGCCTGGCCCCGGGGGCTGCAGGTGCGGTGGGAGGTGCCCCGTTCCTCTTGGGGGGGTCCCGGTCTGCCCCCGGTGCTCCGGACCGGGGGTTTCGCCCCGTGCGGGCAGCGCTGGCCGGTCACGGGTCACAGTGTGTGCCGGCCCGGGAGGGAGGAGGTGACACCACCCGGGCCGCGGCCAGGGACCGTCTCCGCCAAAACGCGCCTGGGAGGTGTTGCGTGTGGTcgggggggctgcggcggggccgCTGTGCTGACCCCGGCCCGCGAGAAGCGGCCTCGGCCGGTGAGCGGGCGGGTCCCGCGCACCTGCGCAGGTTTGTAGGTGTCTGGGGAACCGCGGCTTTTCTCTGCAGCCCCCGTGCCAGGCCGGGCGGTCTGCGCCCCGGGCGCAGGCAGGTGGCAATCCGTGTGCAGGACAGCCCGTGAAACCTGCGGTGGGGTGGGCAGCGGCTTCACGGGCCTCCCAGGAATGTTGGCGTGAGCAGACCCTGGGTGCAGCCGTGTGATTTCCCCTGCCCAAGATGTGCATTTCTGCGTGGAGGTGACGGAACACCCGTTTCAAGGGACAGTGCAGCGACCCGTGTCACCCCCTCTGTCTGGGTGGCCTGAGCCGGGACAGGCCTGTGCTGGGGcgcctgctgtccccagggaggacAGGGCTGCATCCTGGAGCCATCGCTCATGGCCATGAATGGGCACCGTGCTCCCTTAATGGGCTTTTAACGAGCTGATGCTCTGCGCCCTTTATGGGCTCTATGAGTTGAAACGGTTTATGGGCTTTTATGATGCTGATTCTGATGGTATATACACACAACCAGCAGAAATGTCTCCTCTGTtattgttttcctcctcctgaagGGATATATGTGCTGTGTTAAACTTCTGTGTTTATCATTAACGCAGTTTTAGAGTCAGGGCTTCCTAACTGAGGAATCTTCTCTAACCTGCTGTTCCGTGCTGAGGCGCGGTGCTCTCGTGGTGGGTGTctctccccagggatgctgcgCTCGGATCCCGTGTCTCGCTGCCTGTGAGCTGTGGAAGGTGGCTCTGGGCTTTGGCGGCGGTGGCACGGCGTGTGGGCACTGCCTCGCCAGAGCGCCAGGAGGAAAGGCTCAAACGACGCATCTACAGGTTACTGGATGCTCCTGCTTCCAGTGGACTGGTTGGTGTTTTGAAGAGCAGTATTTTAGTTCCTAGCTGTGGGTGAGAGGAAACGCAGGTCAAGAGTCCCCGATTCTGGATGGCAGCGTTTCTGTCCCAGCTGACAATGGCAGCTCTGCGATGGAAGATAACAGATAACAGATAAGGTAGCAGACCTGCCCTGTCTCTGGTCTGAGCGTGAAGGAGCGGGAGAAACgagtcacctgtttcagtttgtCCCAGACATCTCCAGCTTTTGGGTTGGAACGTAAGTGCTCTGGACACTCCCGGGTAAATAGGGATATGAGGCAGAAATGGGCTGTTACCGGAAGCTACTAATTGAAAATTCCTGAATGAACATAATCATATAGCAATGTGTAGCCTTAAGGGATTTGTACAGTGTAGATTTTCCCCTCATGTTTGTGTCCGTAGGAGGCCTCAGTGTTTGGCTGTATAAGTTCATAAAGAAACCATAAATTCTTAAAGAAACCATCTGGCACTGCCATAGGCAGGGACCATGTGTTTTGCTACTTGGTCTCTTCCTCAATACTTGTCGTATCCACACCAGGATGTTCTAGCCACGCTTTACCGTTTTTTGAAGGAATTCTTAAAGCGTCTGAACACTTTGGTTTGAATTTCTGGGCAGATGCAGTGTTTGGTTAAGATAGATAATTCCTTTGTTCAGCTCACAAGAAACAGCACTGCCTCACCCAGATTTCAACAGATCTGGGACAGTCATTCAGCAGAGTAAAGAGAAGGGTTGTGGTTATTTCTTCCAtgtgaagaataaaaagaggaaatttcAGTGTTGCCTCTTGtagtgctttgttttcagaaaaaggaaGTAGGAAACATGCCTTTGTAATTTTTGCATGTCTTGATCATTCTCATTTCTCAAGCTAAAGTtaaaaaagtttatttgctCAACTGTGCCGGGTTCTGTGAATGAACTTTTGTGTGGTTTACCTCTGGTGGCCCAGTGTGAAGACAGTGACACCCCAAAGCGGAGCGTTCCCACAGCGCCCGTGTGAAGCGGAGTGAGCGGGGCCAGCGACTGGCGGGGAGATGGATCCTCCTGCCCCACGGAGCAGCGTGGCTTTGCTCCGCTTCTCCTCGTAAGGAGGTTCCGAGGTGGAGAGGACGTTGTGACACTAACAGAGAACAAGAGCCACAGTCCTTTTGTGGAACAAGAGTGGCTGTTGTCTTGCAGGCAAATTAGTGTGGCTtgagcaggggcaggaggaacaGAGTCTAGACAGGAAACACGGTGTAGGTCAGGATTTCAGCAAGCGGGAGGTAAGAAAATTCTGGGAAATATTGCTGTAGAAGAGCTCAATGTCCTCATTAATGTCCAGCACTCCCAGTAATATACTAAGAGAAATTACGTTAACCGCTCTTGCCAACTTTAATGTTAAACAAATATTCCAGGTGAGCAATAAATCAAGTAGATGAATTTGCCTCTCTTGCCATGGTAGCTGGTCATCTTTTCCTACCTTCTGAAAAGGCCCTGAGACAGGAGCTGCTCTTGGTCTGAAGATTTTGAgtcagggagggaggaggtgggaagaaGAGTcccaaggaggagcaggagaacagCTGGGCTGGTGTTGTGGGGACTTTGGAGATGCAGCATCACCAAGGCACTCTGCAGCCTTTGAGGTGGGGCAGGGACTGAAACTGGAGGAAACGTTCCTACTTCTAGCgtgctttttaaatataaatatctgtaaGTGGACTTGGATGATATTTATATAGTGAAAGAGATTTTTGCTTCCATTAATCTGCAGAGTAGATCTTACCACGGCTGCCATCATAGTGGAAAGGTCAGCTGCACTTAAAAATGATTTTCCTGGTGGGTAATTGGCTTAAAGCACAAGGAGGGAAGTGTGTTGGACATCAGGGGTGCTTGTTGGAGATGCGCTGTGCGGGACTGAGGATGGACCGGGCGGCTGCAAAAACCTCCTGGCGCTTCTCGTGAGCCTCCGCTGCCCACGTGTCGCGTGGGTGGTGCAGCCGACCTCATCTGTTAATTGGAATTGATTGTAACAATGGCTAATTTAATGGGTTTGTGTATCTAGTGCTTTAGCAGTGTGCATCTTTTGACTCAGCCATGCGCGCGACTAACAGAAGATTAAAACTCATCACTGCTAACTGGTGCTCTAGGCTTAATATGGTTTTGGTCAGGCCTCTACATTTGTGGTAAAGTGGCCAACGGTCGCTGGAGTGGATGCTGGCACAGGATAAATCCAACACAAGCATTAGAAATGCCTTATTCTGTgtgctgctgattttttttttttttttttttattccctggCTCTATTCCCACTGTCGGGGATTGAGTAAATTGAAGAAATACAAGGGAATGGTAGCACTGGGTGTCCTCTCCTCTGGGTGGGAATGGTGGTTTTCTGCACATTCCTGGTTTGTCTGCAGCCTGAGCTGTTCGCCTGCTCACACGCTGATGAGCTTGTTTTGATGAAATCGGTTTGTTTTGTGGTATAACAGGCTACAGTCTAAACTttcctgtttctgtttgtttccattGAAGAGCGTACGTTTGGCCTCACTCAAGTGGACTCGGGAAAGAGTTACGGTAGGAGGGCGATAGAGCTCACCTGGGTGTCTGCAGAGCCGGCACGGCCGCGACGCCTTCCCATGGTTTTCAAGCTCCGGCACGCCGTGGGGCGAGCACGGAATTCCTGCTGTGGATTTGCGTGGGGAGGGGAAGATGATTCATGTCTTTCCAGTTGCTGGTAATTAAAGGCAGTCTTTAATGAGACAAGATACATATAGTGGATGAAAtcgttttttttctccttggaaaTACAATCTCATCCAGCGTTACACCCAAAAATGAATGATAATCAGCGTGTTCTCAGTGCTGATGTGCAGCGTGACTTGGCCAGTGCAGGAGGCACCTGAGCACAAGAAGTTCTGCAAGTACTGAAAAATTTGTTGCAAACTACTGTGCTTGAGAACAATACTTACTGTATTACAGTGAAGTTTCTCAAAAGGGGGTGgagaaaaagctacaaaaaataGCGTATCttaggaaaacagaatattaaTATCTTGAAACATCTTACATGGAAAACAGCTGAGtatctgggtttgtttttttgctgtcaCTTCTACCTTTCTGTAATTGTTATGGATTAAACCACCTTTACATTGTACTGCGGTTATCCAGACTGCAAACTGCCGTGTCCTTGCTGGAATTCCCCCTGCTGCTAATTGGGTCAGGGCGAGCGTGCCTGTGTGCCCAGTGAGATCGGGTCTGAAGTGTCGGTCACTGCGTGCCGGTGGGCCTGGGGTGGCCAGTGTGGCGCTGAGTTCAGGGTTCATCTCGCGGGGTTTGTGTTTCTCAGGAAAAAGGCGCGTTCCCTGCAGCAGCCTttgaaggcaggaggaggattTAGGGGCAGGATCGTGTCTTGCATGTTCTGATTTCTGCTCCGTTGCGCTTGTCCCTTTCGTTGGATTTTTGATTAACTAGTCTGGTGCCCTCTTTGAGGGCTGCTGGTGATGCGTGAAATGTCTCGCGGGGCAGTCGGCACGGGGGCTCTGTACGAGGTGGGGGTCAGTGCCGGGGCCACCTGCATGGAGCGGCGCTGTGTCCGGGGCTGCGCCTCCAGCCCAGCGGAGCCGCCTCGTCCCGGCGagaacccacaaaacaaactcttgtctcttctctgcatcaCCAGGCTTGTTGTCAGTTTGGTCTGTACTGAAACATGGGGGAGAAAGGGTATTTTTTgccagaagaggaaagagaactGAAAGTTATTTGCATTAGGTTTGAACTTTGAATGTGAAGGctgcttttatctttttagTTCCACTATAAAGCAAGGCGGTGCCTTCCTACCCTTATATTTTATCTTGTAATAGGAAGCACTGAGTTAGTCAAGACAAACACACCCTCCTCCTCTGATGCATTGTGCCCACAATGAAGGGAAGAATAAGTCACTGTACCTGCACGCAGCTCCTGGAGTGGTGGTGAAGGGAGAGCAGAGAGTGGGGAGACCCGTCAGTGTTCAGAGGGTTGAAAGTTGTCCCCTTTTAGTGCGGTTTCTCTCCCAGCTTCACTGACTTCATATGATTCACgcctttgttttctgcttccaaGCAGCTTTTGGGGAGGGATGCTGCTTTCGGAGCACCGCGAGGTGAGCCCTGCCCGGCTGGTTCTGTGTCGTGTGTCCTCAGAGATGCTCCGAAACTGTCCGAGTGTCAGTGTCACATCCCCGCTAACGAAGGCGCTTGTGGGTGGCAACGGGAGGTGACAAGTGCAGAGCAGCGACGTGCGAGAGCTCGGGACTGGGTACGAGTGGAACGTGTGGTTGGAAATGGCAGATGGGCAGAAGTATTTGCTGGAGTGTGGACTTTGGTGGCTCATCCCAGGGAGGCgtcccccttccctcccctcttctcAGGCTGGGGAGGTGGTGACACTGTATTATACCTGTTGTAGCCTGTGAACATAAGGGCTATTTTCAGGAAGtttctctctgatttttttggtaCCTTTTTTCCAACAATCACTGTAATTGATGAAGCTCCTGCTGTGCTAAGTGCACTATGTTGTTCCTCTGCTTGTGTGGCAAAAGTGCTGTTTTACAAACAGGTGCGCTGCAATGCATCCGTGTGCCCCAAAgg contains the following coding sequences:
- the TM2D2 gene encoding TM2 domain-containing protein 2 isoform X2, whose translation is MAPRRGWPLGYALLCGQLALLLGNLLLLHGASRGARNGSEPEGPGPGPPAASWAYTDPRAPLVLCTFLPEEFVECEEPVDHGGNATAQQELGHGCVKVHGTLFYHHSALLLLPGLLRRGSVLPGPHRHGRGEAADPGRAGDLVVCGSDPAHHRRADAQRRQQLVHRVLRTGRPDRSGSVSAGLGQAPVPRHQDGLRLAQTWIYKA
- the TM2D2 gene encoding TM2 domain-containing protein 2 isoform X1 — protein: MAPRRGWPLGYALLCGQLALLLGNLLLLHGASRGARNGSEPEGPGPGPPAASWAYTDPRAPLVLCTFLPEEFVECEEPVDHGGNATAQQELGHGCVKFGGQAYGEVEHTRVQCRALDGIECAEPRSFLRGSRPCVKYTGHYFITTLLYSFFLGCFGVDRFCLGHTGTAVGKLLTLGGLGIWWFVDLILLITGGLMPSDGSNWCTVY